The Deinococcus planocerae genome includes a region encoding these proteins:
- a CDS encoding O-antigen ligase family protein, with protein sequence MTQTQAGQPVFTPPRRVGWLIALVPVFPPLYLAAFACLGRLRTLPLAARYVLFFFAGTQLVAALFTPRPLLSLGLAAGRTLLILAMIAAGVYLRDSRNLRPLLWGQLVIFVTAWGYTLGTQGFAGVQERLGHPYYYIVSLGLVAVVALWITVFWWGGRLWWRVLAGMLAVVTFLAAGSRGPLLALVVGSLAALGLTGRQRRWWVLVPGVLVLALAALTSTLKVPLEPVERLLNDQTSGREQVWREAVQGWQTSPVGGVGPYQGGPYLTFLFKDGCQLTPTLERNDVTCPESVSRWSSVWLIAHNVWLHWLLETGIVGTLGLITIMGYALWCAVLTRDPLTLALLFGFTAMNVVDVVAALPSQHFAELWWAAVGLTLVASGRRVADSTPTTTPRLEGAEFLRPATSQTRPSP encoded by the coding sequence GTGACGCAGACTCAGGCCGGGCAGCCCGTCTTCACGCCGCCCAGGCGGGTGGGCTGGCTGATTGCGCTCGTGCCAGTCTTTCCGCCGCTGTACCTGGCCGCGTTCGCCTGTCTCGGAAGGCTGCGGACGCTGCCCCTCGCCGCCCGGTATGTCCTGTTCTTTTTCGCAGGGACTCAACTCGTCGCGGCCCTGTTTACCCCCCGGCCCCTACTCTCGCTGGGGCTGGCCGCTGGCCGCACCCTCCTGATCCTCGCCATGATCGCGGCGGGGGTGTATCTGCGAGACAGCCGGAACCTCCGGCCCCTGCTCTGGGGGCAACTCGTCATCTTCGTGACCGCCTGGGGGTACACGCTAGGCACCCAGGGTTTCGCGGGCGTGCAAGAAAGGCTGGGGCACCCCTATTACTACATCGTGTCGCTGGGGCTCGTCGCGGTCGTGGCGTTGTGGATCACGGTGTTCTGGTGGGGCGGGCGGCTGTGGTGGCGCGTTCTTGCGGGCATGCTCGCCGTCGTCACCTTTCTCGCCGCCGGGAGCCGGGGGCCGCTGCTGGCGCTGGTGGTGGGGAGTCTGGCGGCGCTGGGCCTGACGGGACGGCAACGGCGCTGGTGGGTGCTGGTGCCGGGCGTTCTCGTGCTCGCGCTGGCGGCCCTGACGAGCACCCTCAAGGTCCCGCTGGAGCCCGTGGAACGGCTGCTCAACGACCAGACCAGCGGGCGCGAGCAGGTCTGGCGAGAGGCCGTGCAGGGCTGGCAGACCAGTCCCGTCGGCGGCGTCGGCCCCTACCAGGGCGGACCGTACCTGACTTTCCTCTTCAAGGACGGGTGCCAGCTCACGCCTACGCTGGAGCGCAATGACGTCACCTGCCCGGAGTCGGTCAGCCGCTGGTCGAGCGTGTGGCTGATCGCCCATAACGTCTGGCTGCACTGGCTGCTGGAGACCGGGATCGTCGGAACACTCGGGCTGATCACCATCATGGGCTACGCCCTGTGGTGTGCCGTGCTCACCCGTGACCCCCTGACGCTCGCCCTGCTGTTCGGCTTCACGGCGATGAACGTAGTGGACGTGGTGGCTGCCCTGCCCAGCCAGCACTTCGCGGAGCTGTGGTGGGCGGCGGTGGGGCTCACGCTGGTCGCTTCCGGACGAAGGGTGGCAGATTCAACCCCCACCACAACGCCGAGATTAGAAGGAGCAGAATTCCTCCGGCCAGCAACCAGCCAGACGAGGCCATCGCCGTAG
- the lpdA gene encoding dihydrolipoyl dehydrogenase, with protein MDAYDVVVIGGGPAGYVAAIRAAQLGLGTACVDAFEREGKGSLGGTCLNVGCIPSKAMLDSSERYEMITHEAGEHGIQVDGARVDLGKMLGRKEAVVDKLTGGIGYLFKKNKVTSIHGLGRLVRQEEGGWVVDAAGTEVRAKNVIVATGSSPRELPLAPFGGHVVENSGALAFEQVPGKLGIIGAGVIGVELGSVWRRLGAQVTVLEALPGFLMGADEAISKEALKQFQKQGLEFHFGVQIGEVQQHDSGVTVTYEEKGQSVTAKFDKLIVSIGRVPHTAGLGAEAVGLELDERGFVKVDGHYRTNLPGVYAVGDVIGGAMLAHKAEEEGVAVAELLAGQAGHVNYDVIPWVIYTSPEIAWAGLTEKQAKDKGLTVKTGQFPFSANGRALGHGDPRGFVKVVADADTDRILGVHMIGPNVSELIGETVTLMEFGGSAEDLARTVHAHPTLSEVVKEAALATDKRSLHM; from the coding sequence ATGGACGCTTACGACGTAGTGGTGATTGGCGGCGGCCCGGCGGGGTACGTGGCCGCGATTCGCGCCGCGCAGCTCGGCCTGGGGACCGCCTGCGTGGACGCCTTCGAACGGGAGGGCAAGGGCAGCTTGGGCGGCACCTGCCTCAACGTGGGCTGCATTCCCAGCAAGGCGATGCTCGACTCCAGCGAGAGATACGAGATGATCACCCACGAGGCCGGGGAACACGGCATCCAGGTGGACGGCGCGCGGGTGGACCTGGGCAAGATGCTCGGGCGCAAGGAAGCCGTCGTGGACAAGCTCACGGGCGGCATCGGGTACCTCTTCAAGAAGAACAAGGTCACGAGCATCCACGGTCTCGGGCGCCTCGTTCGGCAGGAGGAGGGCGGCTGGGTCGTGGACGCCGCCGGGACCGAGGTCAGGGCGAAGAACGTCATCGTGGCGACGGGCAGCAGCCCCCGCGAGCTGCCGCTGGCTCCCTTCGGCGGGCACGTGGTGGAGAACAGCGGCGCGCTCGCCTTCGAGCAGGTGCCGGGCAAACTCGGCATCATCGGGGCGGGCGTGATCGGCGTCGAGCTGGGCAGCGTGTGGCGCCGCCTGGGCGCGCAGGTGACCGTCCTCGAAGCCCTGCCCGGCTTCCTGATGGGCGCGGACGAGGCGATCAGCAAGGAAGCCCTCAAGCAGTTCCAGAAGCAGGGCCTGGAGTTCCACTTCGGGGTGCAGATCGGGGAAGTCCAGCAGCACGACTCGGGCGTCACCGTGACCTACGAGGAGAAGGGCCAGAGCGTCACGGCGAAGTTTGACAAGCTCATCGTCTCCATCGGTCGCGTGCCCCACACGGCGGGCCTGGGCGCCGAGGCGGTGGGCCTCGAACTCGACGAGCGCGGCTTCGTGAAGGTGGACGGGCACTACCGCACCAACCTCCCCGGGGTGTACGCGGTCGGCGACGTGATCGGCGGCGCGATGCTCGCCCACAAGGCGGAGGAGGAGGGCGTGGCGGTCGCCGAGCTGCTCGCCGGGCAGGCCGGGCACGTCAACTACGACGTGATCCCCTGGGTGATCTACACCAGCCCCGAAATCGCCTGGGCGGGCCTGACCGAGAAGCAGGCCAAGGACAAGGGCTTGACCGTCAAGACCGGCCAGTTCCCCTTCAGCGCGAACGGGCGGGCCCTCGGGCATGGCGACCCGCGCGGCTTCGTGAAGGTCGTCGCGGACGCGGACACCGACCGCATCCTGGGTGTCCACATGATCGGCCCGAACGTCTCCGAACTCATCGGCGAGACGGTCACCCTGATGGAATTCGGCGGCAGCGCGGAAGACCTCGCCCGCACCGTCCACGCCCACCCCACCCTCTCCGAAGTGGTGAAGGAGGCGGCCCTGGCGACGGACAAGCGCTCGCTGCACATGTAG
- a CDS encoding phosphoglucomutase/phosphomannomutase family protein: protein MPIKFGTDGWRDIIAEDFTYGNVRVVARAHAQALREQGGSLVVVGFDTRFQGRGFARVVADVMAEQGLNVLLAADYLPTPALSYAVVHHRAAGGVMITASHNPPAYSGYKLKGPYGGSATPEVVAEVERALAGPETYGGPPGAVQPLDLQEEYYAALDRQLDLATLRAYRGTVIHDPMGGAGCGWLTGYARHAGLNLDLRELHGEPTPLFHGVNPEPIPQNLGELTALLRDETGTALGVVTDGDADRVGAVTAGGRFFNSHQIFAVLLRHLHGRGLRGRVVKTVSGSRVIELLAERLGLELLETPVGFKYITDAFLEGQADETKAVLMGGEESGGLSSRGHIPERDGLLNSLLLIEAVAATGKSLDELFAEIEAEVGFRHHYDRNDLHLGAGFDKDALLAEAREYREVAGHPVEGRKTADGVKLLLAGGASAMFRASGTEPVVRVYVEAQTPGDVRSILAEATRRVLAHDPAHHG from the coding sequence ATGCCCATCAAATTCGGAACGGACGGCTGGCGGGACATCATCGCCGAGGACTTCACCTACGGGAACGTGCGGGTGGTCGCCCGTGCCCACGCCCAGGCGCTGCGGGAGCAGGGGGGCTCGCTCGTCGTCGTCGGCTTCGACACCCGCTTCCAGGGCAGGGGTTTCGCCCGCGTCGTCGCCGACGTGATGGCCGAGCAGGGACTGAACGTCCTCCTTGCCGCCGACTACCTCCCCACCCCGGCCCTGTCCTACGCGGTGGTCCACCACCGAGCGGCGGGCGGGGTGATGATCACCGCCTCGCACAATCCGCCCGCCTACAGCGGGTACAAGCTCAAGGGGCCCTACGGGGGCAGCGCCACCCCGGAGGTGGTGGCGGAGGTCGAGCGGGCGCTGGCAGGTCCCGAGACGTACGGCGGCCCGCCGGGCGCGGTTCAGCCCCTCGACCTCCAGGAGGAGTACTACGCCGCGCTCGACCGCCAGCTCGACCTGGCGACCCTGCGGGCGTACCGGGGCACCGTCATCCACGACCCGATGGGCGGCGCGGGGTGCGGCTGGCTCACCGGATACGCGCGCCACGCGGGCCTGAACCTCGACCTGCGCGAGCTGCACGGCGAGCCCACCCCACTCTTCCACGGGGTGAACCCCGAGCCTATCCCCCAGAACCTCGGCGAATTGACGGCGCTGCTCAGGGACGAGACGGGCACGGCCCTCGGCGTGGTCACCGACGGGGACGCCGACCGGGTGGGGGCGGTAACGGCGGGGGGGCGGTTTTTCAACAGCCACCAGATCTTCGCGGTGCTCTTGCGCCACCTCCACGGACGCGGGCTGCGCGGGCGGGTGGTGAAGACGGTCTCGGGCAGCCGGGTGATCGAGCTGCTCGCCGAGCGGCTGGGTCTGGAGCTGCTGGAGACCCCCGTGGGCTTCAAGTACATCACCGACGCCTTCCTGGAGGGGCAGGCGGACGAGACCAAGGCCGTTTTGATGGGCGGCGAGGAGTCGGGCGGTCTCTCCTCGCGCGGGCACATCCCCGAGCGCGACGGCCTGCTCAACAGCCTGCTGCTCATCGAGGCGGTCGCGGCCACAGGGAAGAGCCTGGACGAGTTGTTCGCCGAGATCGAGGCCGAGGTGGGCTTCCGGCACCACTACGACCGCAACGACCTGCACCTCGGCGCGGGCTTCGACAAAGACGCCCTGCTCGCCGAGGCGCGGGAGTACCGGGAGGTCGCCGGGCACCCGGTCGAGGGCCGCAAGACCGCCGACGGGGTGAAGCTCCTCCTCGCGGGCGGCGCCTCGGCCATGTTCCGCGCCTCGGGCACCGAACCCGTCGTGCGCGTGTACGTCGAGGCCCAGACGCCGGGGGACGTGCGGAGCATCCTCGCCGAGGCGACGCGACGGGTCCTCGCCCACGACCCGGCCCACCACGGCTGA
- a CDS encoding SDR family oxidoreductase, with protein MLTGGSGRLGTELRTLLPDIVAPTSAELDVTDAASVMRAVERERPEVIVHAAAYTNVGGAERERESCWRVNVIGTRHVAAAANTVGAKLVHISTDYVFGGETGNYREDDTPGPVVNYYSLTKLVAEEAARAARRHLILRTSFRPREFQYPVAFSDVFTGQDYVDVIAPEIALAVRHAAEITDEVLHIVTGRKSVYDLARRRKPDVREGSRAQAGVTLPGDVSLNTERWVALRAMLSSHAQG; from the coding sequence ATGCTGACAGGCGGAAGCGGGCGGTTAGGCACGGAACTGCGCACCCTCCTGCCGGACATCGTGGCCCCCACGAGCGCCGAGCTGGACGTGACGGACGCGGCGAGCGTCATGAGGGCCGTGGAGCGCGAGCGACCCGAGGTGATCGTCCACGCCGCCGCCTACACCAACGTGGGCGGGGCCGAGCGGGAGCGGGAGAGCTGCTGGCGGGTGAACGTGATCGGCACCCGTCATGTGGCCGCCGCCGCCAACACGGTCGGGGCGAAGCTCGTCCACATCAGCACGGACTACGTGTTCGGCGGCGAGACGGGCAATTACCGTGAGGACGACACGCCCGGCCCCGTGGTGAACTACTACTCGCTGACCAAGCTCGTTGCGGAGGAGGCGGCCCGCGCGGCGCGGCGACACCTGATTCTGCGCACCAGCTTCCGCCCGCGCGAGTTCCAGTACCCGGTGGCCTTCAGCGACGTGTTCACGGGGCAGGACTATGTGGACGTGATCGCGCCGGAGATCGCCCTGGCCGTGCGTCATGCCGCCGAGATTACCGACGAGGTGCTGCACATTGTCACCGGGCGCAAGAGCGTGTACGACCTCGCCAGGAGGAGAAAGCCTGACGTGCGGGAAGGCTCGCGGGCGCAGGCAGGCGTGACGCTGCCGGGGGACGTGAGTCTGAACACGGAACGGTGGGTGGCGTTGAGAGCGATGCTGAGTAGCCATGCCCAAGGGTGA
- a CDS encoding dTDP-4-dehydrorhamnose 3,5-epimerase family protein, whose protein sequence is MKIELAPEFTDILKFETYPPAPQIGGVWTHALRKNRSENGAFMEYLRLGEEGVQGLPGTLMPRQISVSWAAPGRVNAFHIHVKEEQNEVWCVIGGQLTVWLVDCRAGSPTLGVRRKLVLSGEQPTLVHIPSGVAHGYQAGNDGATLLYSMDAQFNIEDPNEGRLPWNHFGEDLWAEDRG, encoded by the coding sequence ATGAAGATCGAGCTGGCCCCCGAGTTCACAGACATCCTCAAGTTCGAGACCTACCCGCCCGCGCCCCAGATCGGGGGCGTCTGGACGCACGCCCTCCGCAAGAACCGGAGCGAGAATGGCGCCTTCATGGAGTACCTGCGGCTGGGGGAGGAAGGGGTGCAGGGCCTCCCCGGCACCCTGATGCCCCGCCAGATCAGCGTGTCGTGGGCGGCGCCGGGACGGGTGAACGCCTTTCACATCCACGTCAAAGAAGAGCAGAACGAGGTCTGGTGTGTGATCGGCGGGCAACTGACCGTCTGGCTGGTGGACTGCCGGGCCGGGAGCCCCACCCTGGGCGTGCGGCGTAAGCTGGTCCTCAGCGGCGAGCAGCCCACGCTGGTGCACATTCCCAGCGGCGTGGCGCACGGCTACCAGGCCGGAAACGACGGCGCCACCCTGCTCTACAGCATGGACGCCCAGTTCAACATCGAAGACCCCAACGAGGGCCGTCTCCCCTGGAATCACTTCGGGGAGGACCTGTGGGCCGAGGACCGGGGCTGA
- a CDS encoding pseudouridine-5'-phosphate glycosidase: MPTPLPIRPEVARLMDLHPEVAAALASGGPVVALESTIISHGMPFPQNVEMARGVEAVVRENGATPATIAVLGGRLKVGLTPDELHLLATDRGVQKISTRDLPVTVALGGHGATTVASTMRIASLAGVRVFATGGTGGVHRGAGQSMDVSADLTELARTDVCVVSAGVKSILDIGLTLEVLETQGVPAITLGSEEFPAFYSRSSGFPSPLTVQTEAEAARVLHAKWSLGLSGGVLLANPIPEGAEIPAAEITPQIERALADMAALGLSGKETTPYLLGRMVEITGGRSLEANIALVRHNAAVAARVAVEYARLTG, from the coding sequence ATGCCCACCCCCCTGCCCATCCGCCCCGAAGTCGCCCGCCTGATGGACCTCCACCCCGAGGTCGCCGCCGCCCTCGCCTCCGGGGGGCCGGTCGTCGCGCTGGAGAGCACGATCATCAGCCACGGGATGCCCTTTCCGCAGAACGTCGAGATGGCGCGCGGGGTGGAGGCCGTCGTGCGCGAGAACGGAGCCACGCCCGCCACCATTGCCGTCCTCGGTGGGCGGCTGAAGGTGGGCCTCACCCCCGACGAGTTGCACCTCCTCGCCACCGACCGGGGCGTCCAGAAGATCAGCACCCGCGACCTGCCCGTGACGGTGGCGCTGGGCGGCCACGGGGCGACCACGGTCGCGTCCACCATGCGGATCGCCTCGCTGGCGGGCGTCCGGGTCTTCGCCACGGGCGGCACGGGGGGCGTCCACCGGGGGGCAGGGCAGAGTATGGACGTCAGCGCCGACCTCACCGAACTCGCCCGCACCGACGTGTGCGTGGTGAGCGCCGGGGTCAAGAGCATCCTCGACATCGGCCTGACCCTGGAGGTGCTCGAAACCCAGGGTGTGCCCGCGATCACGCTGGGGTCGGAAGAATTCCCCGCCTTCTACTCGCGGTCGAGCGGCTTTCCCTCGCCGCTGACGGTTCAGACGGAAGCCGAGGCCGCGCGCGTGCTGCACGCCAAGTGGTCCCTGGGCCTGTCGGGCGGCGTCCTCCTCGCCAACCCCATCCCCGAAGGCGCGGAGATTCCCGCCGCCGAGATCACCCCGCAGATCGAGCGGGCGCTGGCCGACATGGCCGCGCTCGGGCTGAGCGGTAAGGAGACGACGCCCTACCTGCTGGGCCGGATGGTGGAGATCACGGGCGGGCGCAGCCTGGAGGCGAACATCGCCCTCGTGCGCCACAACGCGGCGGTGGCCGCAAGGGTCGCGGTGGAGTACGCGCGCTTGACGGGCTGA